Proteins co-encoded in one Microcebus murinus isolate Inina chromosome 5, M.murinus_Inina_mat1.0, whole genome shotgun sequence genomic window:
- the TREM2 gene encoding triggering receptor expressed on myeloid cells 2 isoform X2, with product MGPLRLLVLLLATELCGAHNATVLLGVAGQSLRVSCPYDSLKHWGRRKAWCRQLGEEGPCQRVVSTHSVWLLSFLKRRNGSTAIADDALGGTLTVTLRDLQAQDTGLYQCQSLHGGEADTLRKVLVEVLADPLDAGDLWVPGESESLEDVHAEHSIARFQSAGRLKAPTCLPCLSKEHLGRRDALPTHVHPSPPGLHLPHQVPGSWQPLGRGLAWVEAGDTSSQWTGLWQ from the exons ATGGGGCCTCTCCGGCTGCTCGTCCTGCTCCTCGCCACAG AGCTGTGCGGGGCCCACAACGCCACCGTGCTCCTGGGCGTGGCGGGCCAGTCCCTGCGGGTCTCCTGCCCCTACGACTCCCTGAAGCACTGGGGGAGGCGCAAGGCCTGGTGCCGCCAGCTGGGCGAGGAGGGCCCGTGCCAGCGCGTGGTCAGCACGCACAGCGTGTGGCTGCTGTCCTTCCTGAAGAGGCGGAACGGGAGCACAGCCATCGCCGATGACGCCCTGGGCGGCACCCTCACCGTCACGCTGCGCGATCTTCAAGCCCAGGACACGGGCCTCTACCAGTGCCAGAGCCTCCATGGCGGTGAGGCCGACACCCTCAGGAAGGTCCTGGTGGAGGTGCTGGCAG ACCCCCTGGACGCCGGAGATCTCTGGGTCCCTGGGGAGTCCGAGAGCTTGGAGGATGTCCACGCGGAGCACAGCATCGCCAG ATTCCAGTCTGCAGGCCGCCTCAAGGCTCCCACCTGCCTTCCTTGTCTCTCCAAGGAGCACCTTGGCAGGAGAGATGCCCTTCCCACCCACGTCCATCCTTCTCCTCCTGGCCTGCATCTTCCTCATCAAGTTCCTGGCAGCTGGCAGCCTCTGGGCCGCGGCCTGGCGTGGGTGGAGGCTGGGGACACGTCCAGCCAGTGGACTGGACTGTGGCAGTGA
- the TREM2 gene encoding triggering receptor expressed on myeloid cells 2 isoform X1, whose amino-acid sequence MGPLRLLVLLLATELCGAHNATVLLGVAGQSLRVSCPYDSLKHWGRRKAWCRQLGEEGPCQRVVSTHSVWLLSFLKRRNGSTAIADDALGGTLTVTLRDLQAQDTGLYQCQSLHGGEADTLRKVLVEVLADPLDAGDLWVPGESESLEDVHAEHSIASLQAASRLPPAFLVSPRSTLAGEMPFPPTSILLLLACIFLIKFLAAGSLWAAAWRGWRLGTRPASGLDCGSDPGHQLQELTGLGDP is encoded by the exons ATGGGGCCTCTCCGGCTGCTCGTCCTGCTCCTCGCCACAG AGCTGTGCGGGGCCCACAACGCCACCGTGCTCCTGGGCGTGGCGGGCCAGTCCCTGCGGGTCTCCTGCCCCTACGACTCCCTGAAGCACTGGGGGAGGCGCAAGGCCTGGTGCCGCCAGCTGGGCGAGGAGGGCCCGTGCCAGCGCGTGGTCAGCACGCACAGCGTGTGGCTGCTGTCCTTCCTGAAGAGGCGGAACGGGAGCACAGCCATCGCCGATGACGCCCTGGGCGGCACCCTCACCGTCACGCTGCGCGATCTTCAAGCCCAGGACACGGGCCTCTACCAGTGCCAGAGCCTCCATGGCGGTGAGGCCGACACCCTCAGGAAGGTCCTGGTGGAGGTGCTGGCAG ACCCCCTGGACGCCGGAGATCTCTGGGTCCCTGGGGAGTCCGAGAGCTTGGAGGATGTCCACGCGGAGCACAGCATCGCCAG TCTGCAGGCCGCCTCAAGGCTCCCACCTGCCTTCCTTGTCTCTCCAAGGAGCACCTTGGCAGGAGAGATGCCCTTCCCACCCACGTCCATCCTTCTCCTCCTGGCCTGCATCTTCCTCATCAAGTTCCTGGCAGCTGGCAGCCTCTGGGCCGCGGCCTGGCGTGGGTGGAGGCTGGGGACACGTCCAGCCAGTGGACTGGACTGTGGCAGTGACCCAGGGCACCAGCTCCAAGAGCTGACAG GGCTGGGAGACCCGTGA
- the TREM2 gene encoding triggering receptor expressed on myeloid cells 2 isoform X3 — MGPLRLLVLLLATELCGAHNATVLLGVAGQSLRVSCPYDSLKHWGRRKAWCRQLGEEGPCQRVVSTHSVWLLSFLKRRNGSTAIADDALGGTLTVTLRDLQAQDTGLYQCQSLHGGEADTLRKVLVEVLADPLDAGDLWVPGESESLEDVHAEHSIARSTLAGEMPFPPTSILLLLACIFLIKFLAAGSLWAAAWRGWRLGTRPASGLDCGSDPGHQLQELTGLGDP; from the exons ATGGGGCCTCTCCGGCTGCTCGTCCTGCTCCTCGCCACAG AGCTGTGCGGGGCCCACAACGCCACCGTGCTCCTGGGCGTGGCGGGCCAGTCCCTGCGGGTCTCCTGCCCCTACGACTCCCTGAAGCACTGGGGGAGGCGCAAGGCCTGGTGCCGCCAGCTGGGCGAGGAGGGCCCGTGCCAGCGCGTGGTCAGCACGCACAGCGTGTGGCTGCTGTCCTTCCTGAAGAGGCGGAACGGGAGCACAGCCATCGCCGATGACGCCCTGGGCGGCACCCTCACCGTCACGCTGCGCGATCTTCAAGCCCAGGACACGGGCCTCTACCAGTGCCAGAGCCTCCATGGCGGTGAGGCCGACACCCTCAGGAAGGTCCTGGTGGAGGTGCTGGCAG ACCCCCTGGACGCCGGAGATCTCTGGGTCCCTGGGGAGTCCGAGAGCTTGGAGGATGTCCACGCGGAGCACAGCATCGCCAG GAGCACCTTGGCAGGAGAGATGCCCTTCCCACCCACGTCCATCCTTCTCCTCCTGGCCTGCATCTTCCTCATCAAGTTCCTGGCAGCTGGCAGCCTCTGGGCCGCGGCCTGGCGTGGGTGGAGGCTGGGGACACGTCCAGCCAGTGGACTGGACTGTGGCAGTGACCCAGGGCACCAGCTCCAAGAGCTGACAG GGCTGGGAGACCCGTGA